A genome region from Augochlora pura isolate Apur16 unplaced genomic scaffold, APUR_v2.2.1 APUR_unplaced_4770, whole genome shotgun sequence includes the following:
- the LOC144477880 gene encoding protein apterous-like produces MFGSMKRCARCQAAILASELVMRARELVFHVRCFSCAACAVPLTKGDHFGMRDGAVLCRLHYEMGAEMHPSQSPPVPVYPPGPHYPGQPFPSPEFLHHHHHHPAHPPHPHHSMHPQHPHSHVSPVPLQPSTPSVPDAGSPPKVPYFNGAAVVPPPRQKGRPRKRKPKDLEAMTANI; encoded by the coding sequence ATGTTTGGCAGCATGAAGCGATGCGCCCGGTGCCAAGCGGCGATCCTCGCCTCGGAGCTCGTGATGCGAGCGAGAGAGCTCGTGTTCCACGTGCGGTGCTTCTCGTGCGCCGCCTGCGCGGTACCGCTGACCAAGGGCGACCATTTCGGGATGAGGGACGGCGCGGTGCTGTGTCGGCTGCACTACGAAATGGGCGCGGAGATGCACCCATCCCAGAGCCCCCCTGTCCCGGTCTATCCGCCGGGCCCCCACTACCCCGGCCAGCCGTTCCCCTCGCCGGAATTCCTTcaccatcaccaccaccaccccgcCCATCCGCCGCATCCGCACCACTCGATGCACCCGCAGCACCCCCACAGCCACGTCAGCCCCGTGCCGCTTCAACCCTCGACGCCGTCCGTGCCCGACGCCGGCTCGCCGCCGAAAGTCCCGTACTTCAATGGCGCCGCGGTCGTGCCGCCGCCGAGGCAGAAGGGCAGGCCCAGGAAGAGGAAGCCGAAGGACCTCGAAGCTATGACCGCCAACATAG